The Brachypodium distachyon strain Bd21 chromosome 4, Brachypodium_distachyon_v3.0, whole genome shotgun sequence nucleotide sequence CAAAGTGCAATGATtaacaatcagaagcttaaggcaAATGGTAAGCAATCACAAGCTTAAGACACAGGTTTCAATAAACACAgcaacttccaagttcataccaaagtgcaatggtaagcagtctcgtgaagatgtagtgcgacattggcatatttatttagtaaaaattgcttgacaccacgtgtctttgtatatttggaaccttgataccattatattttcatcattgctagtaattaaatatccaagaccaaaatagctaacaaagtttaaccatgacaagatttagttcaagttatcaTTCGTATTAGAAATCATGTGATAGACTATTTCATACGAGgatacatataaaatgacaatgtcctcaaaacataaacgtggttgcaaaaatgtcatttcaggatggaatacaatgctcattactttttcagattttttatttattaaagataaaagaacgaaaaagaagcaagtatcgtacacgaagaacaaactccccctcaaaccatcccgtatggtttgattactccaagttcacctcgaagaaaagcaaaccgagaagaatccaatggtttagtaaaaatgtctgccaattgacgttcggtatctataaagttgagcacaacattttctttttcaacatgatctctaagaaaatgatatcttataTCTATGTGCTTAGTTCTAGAATGTTGCACTGGGTTTTTAGCAATACATATAGCACTAGTGTTATCACAATAAAGTGGTACACTTTCTAAAATAACCCCATAATCTTTCATTGTAGCTATTATCCATAAAATCTGTGAGCAACAGCAAGCAGTAGCTACATATTCACTTTCAGCAGTAGACTGTGCAACAgaactttgtttcttagaagaccaaagtactaaagaatcacccaaaaataagcatgtaccagatgtactctttctatcaattctaCAACCGCCAAAATCAGCATCCGAAAATGCACGCAATATGATACTAGAGGAAGCAGAAAGccaaatgccaaaagattgggtgccatgtagatacctgaaaatcctCTTGACAGCTTGTAAATGTGATGTACGTGGAGAAGCTTGAAACCGAGCCTTGTTGCGAAAAATAACATAATACCCAACGTGCAGCAATAAGGGTGTGACCTCTAAACATATTTCCTCCCCCTGAACATATGTTCCTGCATTACGAATAAGAAGACTTTCGCCACAACAGTAGAGGTACAAGCATCTCCATAAATTATACTTTCAGCCCGAGATGCACGTGTGAGGGAGGAGAACCAATTTTtatcaccggtcatgtgacGAGAACAACTGGAATCCACTAGCCATATGTTCCCCTTCCTCAAGTGAAGTGcctacaaacaacaaacacatgccgAGATCTCCGTACTGGGGTTAGATAAAAAGCTTTTAGGTATCCAGTACTGAGATACACGACGAGTAGGCAGAGCACGAGTTTCTTTATACATTGGGACAGATTGTATGTATCTCGTGCAAGTTGAAACGGAAGGTGAAACATTCACCCTAGGCACATAACGGGGAGTAGTAGTTTTATCATGAGCATAACGTGCCTTGAAGGAATTAGAtctagcttgttttctttcctttttaattaCTCTAGCTAGTCTAAAACAAGAACCTACACCATGTCCAGGTTTATTACAATAACTGCAAGTGTACCTACTTCCAGGTTTAGCATGTGATATATGACCTACATTTGCAATTGTTGAAGTATCATTAGACATGATGCCGGCAGAtttaaaaatcacattggttggcttgttagatgtttcaaaaattccatTACCAAGTGACTTAACAATAGTGGGTGGATTAGCCTTAAAATGAGCATGTGTATTAAAACCGAGGCCGGTCTTGTTTTTACTCACTTTAGACTtatctaaaatcatattcagatttttgtgcccactagaaaatttctgcaaagatgcgtgtaaataattaacttgatgagacaaggcaatacaattatcacaaacaccatcaatgatttgttttccactttTACAATTAGCGCACAAAGAAACCTCTTGGATATGtaaagcattttcaacatgagaaaccctagcatttgcatctttcaacttcaattcaagaatatgacaattattacaagaagTTGAATCTGTCAAATCAGAAGTATCCATGCTAGCATGATTAATATGTTTACGTTTATGCACAATAGgtttctcattgttttctaatgcaactctaagcttatcaagagtattatcatgaatagaacgcaaagaggtaagctcagaatatatagaatcacaagacttgcaagaatcatcatcaggaatcatagacttaagtttagtaatttcagaattcaaggatgcaattttcaagtcatatttcttaattcttttagtAGCATGATCAAGCAAAGAACTCAATTTACTAGCACTTTTAAGTAATTCATCATAAGAGAGTTCTACCTCACTGTTGCTGTCACTGTCGTAGTCATCACGGGAGGTAGCACTCTTATTGCTAGCCATAAGACACATCCCATTAATGTCGCGCTTtcctttggatgcatcatcttcatcagactcgatatccacatcactcaagcatggttcaccatattcattgattacagagaaaatactgtgagccaccgctcgagcaaagtcgcccctctttttattcttgatgttgaaggggcgcttcttcttcttgtcctccccattttcttctttcgacatcttggataagaatttaggacaattttggcgaaagtgatttggatcaccacattcaaagcaccttggagcattgttcccacctctcttccttgaacgaaCATTTTGCAGGGCACGTGTAAAACAAGAGGTGAGGAGTGCCAATTCTTCCTCTGGGTATTGCTCTAGCTGTTCATCAGTTAGTTGAGACAATGAAGACAGAGCATAACAATATATAGAAGTACCATCATTAGATCTGCCAGGGTTAgtaacaagtgcaattgatttggaaccggttctcctagcaagaatatctaattcatgagttttcaattttgagtacagaatatcaagtgtaagtgtgctcatgacagtagattctctaatagatgtaactttcatctcccatctggacatatctaatgcactcaaaagttgcctagaagcctcagcatcagtataagtaacacctaatgcacgtaagttgctgagaattttattaaagcgtgcaaagaattcatccaaagattcacttgtattcatctcaaatctcatgtactcctttttgtacatgtcTTGACGCACCTCCTTAACAGAGTTTGAACCTTCATGATAACTACAAAGTGCGTTCCATACCTCATGAGCGGATGCAAGGTGAGCGACACGGTCGAAGTCACTTCGTTGTAGACCTTGGATGATATAGTTCCTCGCCTTGTAGTTGTTCTCCACGTGGACCAAATTTATTGGTGTGATCGCATTGTCCGCGGGAAGCTCATAGGGCTTGGCGATCTTCTCCCATATGGCGTAACTTTGTGCCATGATGTATGCCTTCATCTTCgccttccaaaactgaaaatcaacaccatcGAACACACAGGGTTTGGTAGAATACCTATCCATATCTAGCAAGTCTAATCAACCGGTTAAGATAGATTAGAGaaaccttgctctgataccaattgtgagatcgagataggcaatcagagggggggtgaatgattgcgcggaagcaaattaaaacttttcccgaaagttcaaaccctaaatcacctttctgtccgtgatagtaaaacagccgtaacttttgattggatgaaccaaaaaatatgtatgagtatggaaaagaaaggtattaaaattatctaaccaacccaacaagaatcagctcaatcggacttaccaatcaaaagatatgatcaaaatagtaacagctgacagaaagttacgaggattaacctaaaaccaatttcgaggaataacaagaaagataaattaatcgcaatcttctcttgatctcgtgataaaactgcagcaaagtattatgaacttgtgatgaacctgcaccaaagtattagaaagatctagcacgaagatttcacgaagatccgagaagaacagagatgacaccgccaacgaatctctttattgcaacgatgtcgatcgattacaaaagatgcaaccatgcatccaagaactctccaagaattgatctagatccaaagctttgagttccctcacgtccttgctaaaaccctagctaggatgccctctatttataagggaaaattcgcaagcctaaaccgaatccgaatccaacacggactcctctgtcccggtcagtattttgcccgtggggcccgcatacgacctcggattgagatgactccaaaatcaaagttgttcgtctcgacgacgcgcacaactttcatgtggatcacttttccatccgacgccatcttaatgacgctactgtttaatctttaaacagctctcatccagccacggctggacctacatatcttcacctcgatgtcacttcatgccatcaactcttcttgtgatgtcttcaaaactcgaccatcacgtatcgaatatctccaataccgtacatctccggtataaacaacatacgacaaaccggtgcccttccggatcatcgtagccttcacttccattgttccttcgcacgaacgtcccgcatgaccttgatcctcgacctcagcttcccaagcttcgtctctcgatcccgtcatcgaccacgttcttctagctccggcaacacctgaaagcgaacacacaaataaccagtacgagcacaagtccacgacttgactcagggtaagtttcacacaactcacgccatgttttcacataagaaactaatggatcagcacaccactagcaaagcactaagtccaaacaagatacatgtcatcacttaaatatccatattatccaaagtatccacatcaatgtttcatctaaaacacttgccaatgttacacatcacatatgatttcacaaacGGAAGTACCTTTATCACAGGTAGCTGTAAGACCGTATGGCAGAACTAAATCTCCAAGAGATAGAATAAGCTTGTGATAGGAGAAGACAGAAGAAGTTCGAGGTCACAAAGTACATGGAAGTACATGTGACCTGGAATATAGAACATGAAGTAGTGGATGTACATGTAAATTGTAGGAATTGAAGAATTGAGGCATTCATATAATTGGAAAGTTAATGAGCATAGAGATGTATCTTACTAAGTACATGGAAGTACAAACAATGGAATTAGTAAAAGCGGGTCAGAACAGTCGTGGAAAGTGTACCGGATAGAAATGTTGCAGCTAGTGTTGCGGTTGGTTTGTTTGTTATTAGAAAGCAGTTTACTTGGTTCCATCTAATGAGTTTTGCCGTAATTGCCCCCCACCCATTAGTTATTTGAAAGACATTTAGACAATGGAAGATGCACTTGGAAGGAAATGTGATTAGTAGGTACTGACAGTACGAACAACAGAGGACAATAGCAGGTCTTAGGCAGCACGTTCACAAAAGGCAGTGTCACCATGGCACTTAGTTACACGCCATCTTAGGTACATTGATTACAACAAGCAGGATGTGATCAATCTTTCGGTTCACCAATGATCTTCAACACAGGTACTGGAAGTCTGGTCTTGTTCTTCTCGATAGTGAGGATTTCATAGAGGAATGTGTGTTGCAGCCTTGAGTACCCTTTCTGCAAAAGAAGGGAAACATTCAATGTTGTTGGGCATAAGATGTAAAGAATGAAATTCAATGGATTAGAAACGTACCAATGTGAGTGGTTGTTCTAGCTCATCCCCATTGTAATTACGAAGACAGTGCAACATACAAAGTCCACTCTGTTCTCTACATTTCATGTCATTGTCAGTATACAATGTATTAATTGCAAGCAATGTCCATATTAGGTAGGACCCAATTGCTCGTACTTACTTCCTGAATTTGTCGTTTGTGAGGATAGGAAAAACAAGAGGCCAATCCTTTTTTGTAGGATTCCAGTTCTCAAAGAAGTTGTTGAGGCAGTCGAAGAGTTTGTAATGAAGTAGACCAGATGTGTGTATATGCAAGTCTTTCATTTTGCCAACAGGGTCTTGTTGGAGGAATGGATCGAGAACATGAATGATTTCTTCCTTCATGTCAAAGATATAGGCACACCAAATATCCTTCGAGGAACGAAGGTACGGCAAACTAGGGAAAAATTGTAAGGAGAACCCAGTCAAATGAGCTGTGCAGTAGATAACTGAAAGTACCATTTGACAAGTACATGTGAAGTAGCAATGAAAGTACCATGTGCGTACAAGATCTCAAGTAGTATATAAAGTATACAAATTTTGTGGATTACGTACCATGCGGGTGCATGACATGTTGTACCTAACTTGTTCGCTGATGAATTGTTGGCGGACTGATACGAGTGCGGTGACATCATTGCCTGAGAGAACAGCTACCTGACAATTGAAACTGTTAGCACTGTTGTGTAGGTACATTGGTTAATGTGGATTGTGCAGAAAGCAGAGGAAGTACCGAAAAATCACTTTCGAGGATATGACGCCAACGAAACTTGCTGCTGTTCGGTTCCATCATAGTATCTAGCTGAGTGAACCTTCTTAGCAGTAGGTCACAGAGTTCAAAGTCCAGATTGGTTGAACGTACAATTTGATCCCTGATTTCACTCCCAGGTACAAAGATGTACCGAGGGAATTCGCTTGTCATCCATTTGCTGCAGGCAACATTTGCTTATGAACTGATTgcacataaataaatatgaatgAAGACAGAGTAGTGAAAGTAGTGTTTACATCTTCATGTACTGTAACCCCGCGTCACTGATCCAATCCATAAGACTAACCATTAAGTCACCAGGTGGTTTCGGATGTATGTACCCTTCTGACCAAGGAGATGGGGCAAAAACGCCTTTTCTGGTCCGTCGTTTGTCCGGTGGGGATGCAGAGAAATGACCAAACAAGACCTTGCTCTCAGGACAGTCTACATTGTCAGTTCTGAGGATCAGGTCAGCCATAACGACTTCCATGCAAGCTCTAGTAGCAGCAGGAGAACATGGTGTACATGTCGGCGCTGGTGGGGGAGGTGTTTTCGTTGAATCGTCGTTGGAAGCTGCGAATGATGTAATATTTTGTGGTGTGAGAGTTTTCATCGTGTCGACTCCGAGATCAAAGGAAGGTGGATCAAAATCCATGTCCTTGAAGCAACTTCTTGTGGAATCTATTGTACAAGGAGAATAAATGAATTGTGGAATCTAAACCGTATGAAGATTAATAGATTTAATGATGGTACCTGAGGCATCAGATTTACATTTCTTAATGGAACTTGCATTATTGACTGTAGGTGAGGACCTCTTGGGTGTTGATTCTATCGCACGGTCCTTGCTGTCAGCTAGAGAACAGAATCAATAAGTTACGCATGTTCTGTTGAGTATATTAGAGCTCATTGAGTGTGTTTTGTACCTTCAGTTTCATATGCATGAGTCTTTTGAGTCCCTTCTATCTGGGCAGAGCTATGACGATGCTACATACACATTGGGAGACGAAGTATGAAGTTGGAGCGTTTAAATATTTAGTTGGATGAGATAACTGAAATGTACCTTCAGTCCTGACATTCGACAATACAGTTGATTGCCTGTACTATGAGAACTAATGAATCTTAAGACCTTATCAGCGAGCCATAAATTCTGTTGTAGTGTACTGTTTTTCTCAGCTGAATGCCTCTCATTCATTGCTCTGGTCATGTTAGCATTGTACTGCTTGAATGCGTCTGCAAGGGCTGTGTTGTTCTGCAGTACAAGAGTTAGCACGTCATATTTTGAAAAGAATGCACATGTTTTGAACTATATTGGAATAAGGTCCATCCTGTCTTACCAATTGCGGGTACTTTTCCCTGAGGAATCGTGGCAAGGTGGCAGCAGTCAGCGCAGCAGTTGCGGAATAGGTTGGCGGTACATTGGAAAAAAGCGGCGCTGACGTAGCCGGTGTTGCACCCATCTGGTTTTTCAGCGGATTAATAGTTGATGCTGCGGCGACAATATGACTGGTTGATGGCGTGGGAGCGATGGATATACCTCTCGCGTTGAACTATCAGAGAAAATGAGCAGAACGTAAGAACATGTTAGCATGTTTTAGAAATGAATTTAGGACATGTACCCATGTTACCTTGCATGCACCATATCCACCTCCAGGTTTGGTATCCGCCAAGATTAGTTTGTTTATTACATCTGTTGGAAACACCTTACATCGAGGGAAAATGTTCTTTTTGGGTTGAAGTGGTCCAAGCAAGAGGTTATCCAGATAGTGCACCTACATGTTGTATGAATAGAATTTAGTGTTGTTGAACGCAGAATGTATTAAATGTAGACCTGAAGGTACATATATGCACATTTATAAGTATTGTGTAGTGGATGTACCTGAAGGAATATGTGAGCACCTGCAATGTTGGAAACAACTCTGTTCTTGGTGATGTCATCTTGTACTTTGTTAGCAGCATCAATGATACCTTTAATAATGTATGCACACCAATTGTATTGTCCTATCTCCTCTGTACATCGTAATGCACCAAGGAAATCAGCGTTGACATGATCGTACTTTGTTGAAGGTGATAGCATGTGACCCATAACAATGATGACGTATGCCATCTTGAAAGAATCCTTCTCCAGTCGAGTGCTGTCAGCCGTTAGTTCCATAAGAACAATTCTCTCCGCATCTTTCAGGCTCACTTTGTTGCCAGGAATGCCGGCTTGTTCCCTAATGTACGCCAACGCGGTGTTAGAGATTCTTGTTTCTGGTCCAAGCACATCACGGGTTCCACACGGAACACCAAAAGCCCTGTTGACATCTTCCGGTACAAATGGGAGCATACGCAATTTGTCAACAACGATTGCAAGGTTGGTGCAGTCAACATTAGCAAGCAGCCAGGTACTAAAGATACGACTAATTGAATTCCATAGTGGAATTTCAAGTGTGCCACCAAATCCTATCTCCCTAACACACTGCCTCTTGACTTCATTAAAAATTTTGATAATCCAGTACAATGTCTTCGCAGAAGTTCTGGATGTTGCGGACTTAGAACTTGAAGAAACTTGATTATCATCGTTGCTGTCATATTCAGAGGCAGAAGAAAGCTGAGTGTCTGCATGTCCCTGCATCTGCTAAAGGGAGAACATGTTAGTTCATATGATTGAATTATTGAataggaggaagagaaggacaTAGCAAATACGATAACATTATGTGTATGTACTTGTAGCAGAGAAGGTGCAACTATTTGTAGAATTACATGGCAGAACAGAACAGCAAGTACATGCAGCCGGACAATAAGATGGAAGTACATGTGCTGATTAGGTAAGCAGTAATAATCGTAGGGTTGAACTACTTGTACATGTAATTCCATTGGAACGGACGCTATTAGATGATAGCATGGATTGAAGTACTTGCTGTTACAGGCTAACGTGAAGATGTAGTAACAATCGTAGGATTTAAGATGTGCTATTTGGAAAGCACCATGGTAGAACAGAAACAACAAGTACATACATGCGAGAAGAAGACAGGAAGTACGCGGCGGTAATAATCGTATGTTTGGAAATATAAGTCTATTGCGAAGAAGGCTATTAGATGATACCATGAATTGAAGTACTTGTAGGAGGACAACTAGATGAAATActtgaagaggaagtacatgtGCTTACTATGTAGTAACAATCGTAGGATTTAACCTGTTATATTTGGAAAGCACAGGTAGAACAGAACAGCAAGTACATTGAACATTACATGTTTGAACATAACGGGAAAATAACAGGTAAATGCGAGAAGAAGACAGCAAGTACATGTAAGTACGGAAAGTACATGGAAAGAAAGAACAGAACATCAGTTACATGGAAGAAccaagtacatggaagcagAAAACAAGGAGTACATGTAGAACAAGAAAGTAGATGTACAAGAAGTAGTACATTTAAGTAGATGTAGAAGAAAGTAGATGACGAAGACAGGAAGGCAAGTTGGAACACACTTGTTAATAAGCACCGAACAACACTACTCTGGGACGTACCTTTAATTCACTTATATTGTCAGCCGCGCTTATGATTCTCGAAATCACATCCTACAGAAAACGGAAAGATCGATTTCAAATCAGGAAAGGCAGTGAGCACAGATCGACGAGGAAAGAGGAGTACAACACGGATGGGTAGACAGGGAGGTACCTCTTTAGATTTCAGGAGTACCACATGAAGCAATGAAGGGCGGCCGAAGAAACAGGGTGAGcaaatggaagaagaagaaccggACGTTCGGTCAGAAGAGTGAATGAAGAACAACAAtggaggagagagagcggGCGGGGAGAAATATCGCACAACATGGAGAGAGAGCGGGAAGAACAGCAATCTGACATGATGGTGGGGCATATGACGAGACAGGACATAAAGTGGGTCAGTAACAGGCCTACGAAAATGGTCACGTCAGTGAACAGGCCGGCTCAGAAACTCGGTTTTTCGGGACCGCAGGATCGGCCGAACTGTCCGGATGGACGGTACACACGGTGGGAGCAAATGCCACAAAGCGCACCGAGAGGTTTGGCGTGCAAATGCGCACACGAGTGATCACGCGCGCGGGATCGGACTGGAGCGCCGCACGGTAGATTAGGGTGGGCACGGTCGCTGCATAGTCTCGTCCATAGATAAAAGGGTTCAAACTAGTTATAAAGAGTGGACAAATAGCAATTATAAAAGGATTACCTTCATTCCATTGGGTTCAGGATTACATGATGTCTACGTCCCTGCCTTTTGTATGACATGTTGTATCGTCTTCTCTCATAAATATAACGTGTAAATCAGGTTTATCTACCGTTGTGCATGCCCTAAACGTTACCATGTAAAAAGAAATAATAACGCCATAAGAACATCTCCAACAAGGTGAATCAGCCGTTACTGAAACTTGACATGGCAATACATTGATGATGTGGATgccaaaagaagagaaaagagaaagatatcGTTTCTTCTAGAAAAATGTTACCACACGAGTACCAAGTCTAGAAACAACTACATTCACAATTGGAGGATGAGTTGTTACTTAGTTGTTGTAGAGCATTACTTAGTATAGTAGGTAGTATATGCGTAAAGTATGTAGTATACAACGGCCATTGTCAAATATACACTGATCTTCTCTTATAAGGCCGTCGTATACTACATACTTTGTCAAATATACGACGGCCTTATAAGAGAAGAtcgatgttttttttcaaatagGTATGGTCGATCCTGCGGGTACGGCTTAGTTCTGTGTATACTACAAAGAGAAGATCAGTGTATAGTAGGTTGGTGCAGTGGCATCCAAGAGTTAGTCGGCAAAATGAATGCCATTAGACAGTTGGTCGGCAAAGGGTTGTAGTAGCCTCAACGCATGGTTGGTCGGCAAAAGGCATGCCATCACACTGACTGTCGGGAAAGGACTATCGGGAAAAGACGGTCGGTCGGGAAAGAAACTGTTGGTCAGGAAAGGTTTCACAATAGCGACAACTAGTCGGTCGGTAAAGAAATGTTGGTCGGCAAAGGCCTTTGCCGACATGACTTTCGGTGACAGAATAGGTTGGTCGGCAAAACCAGTTCACGACCAACATTCTGTCACCGAGAGTGGTTTGCCCTACCAGCTTGCCTGTCGGGGATTCTATGCAGTGGTGTAGTGGCCGAAAGGTCTCTAATCCTCTGCCATTGAGTTTACTTAAGTTGTGAGTGAATGATATATGACTCCTTGGGGGTTTATATATATAGACTAGGCGCATGA carries:
- the LOC112268786 gene encoding uncharacterized protein LOC112268786, with the protein product MQGHADTQLSSASEYDSNDDNQVSSSSKSATSRTSAKTLYWIIKIFNEVKRQCVREIGFGGTLEIPLWNSISRIFSTWLLANVDCTNLAIVVDKLRMLPFVPEDVNRAFGVPCGTRDVLGPETRISNTALAYIREQAGIPGNKVSLKDAERIVLMELTADSTRLEKDSFKMAYVIIVMGHMLSPSTKYDHVNADFLGALRCTEEIGQYNWCAYIIKGIIDAANKVQDDITKNRVVSNIAGAHIFLQVHYLDNLLLGPLQPKKNIFPRCKVFPTDVINKLILADTKPGGGYGACKFNARGISIAPTPSTSHIVAAASTINPLKNQMGATPATSAPLFSNVPPTYSATAALTAATLPRFLREKYPQLNNTALADAFKQYNANMTRAMNERHSAEKNSTLQQNLWLADKVLRFISSHSTGNQLYCRMSGLKHRHSSAQIEGTQKTHAYETEADSKDRAIESTPKRSSPTVNNASSIKKCKSDASDSTRSCFKDMDFDPPSFDLGVDTMKTLTPQNITSFAASNDDSTKTPPPPAPTCTPCSPAATRACMEVVMADLILRTDNVDCPESKVLFGHFSASPPDKRRTRKGVFAPSPWSEGYIHPKPPGDLMVSLMDWISDAGLQYMKIKWMTSEFPRYIFVPGSEIRDQIVRSTNLDFELCDLLLRRFTQLDTMMEPNSSKFRWRHILESDFSLFSQAMMSPHSYQSANNSSANKLGTTCHAPACLPYLRSSKDIWCAYIFDMKEEIIHVLDPFLQQDPVGKMKDLHIHTSGLLHYKLFDCLNNFFENWNPTKKDWPLVFPILTNDKFRKEQSGLCMLHCLRNYNGDELEQPLTLKGYSRLQHTFLYEILTIEKNKTRLPVPVLKIIGEPKD